From the Taeniopygia guttata chromosome 20, bTaeGut7.mat, whole genome shotgun sequence genome, one window contains:
- the LOC101232850 gene encoding uncharacterized protein isoform X3, producing MAGSAGCAELSPGSLRRRLRSAEEAQQRQAGLVRQLQNEVLQYQTWCRELEQQVKAGGGSLPGRWEATADHSLEKALLQVEEEQQRCENLAEVNTLLREHLDKASEVNSALKEDVGKLTVDWMRAREELEVKESEWRSERELYDNYFRGEHNRLLSLWRQVVTFRRHFLEMKTATDRDLSELKAEQMRLSGSILVNCSRLNSCVQLRESIPLGKPVLKDQAEQEVIALPVGCDMEKKELQDRAALHSPVSVSSQTLAFNGKDGKKYLPDRNSSKVMELSALLVQSQKQNEEKEKTMKTLNDTVEILESSWIEKEFAASLTNSAKEENLFLQKLIKNITEMVLDNSDSMVSIICTGNSQHADSGDIFSAPRSVDTGHAFGLVLEALARMRGATRALREELSARQDSNKFLLQQQRHQEEKCREVQQRLEQLEDKCKKSSSHQQHLQSLVETLRSDYTNLEKTREELQEQLGLREREALCLRQSNAELQMKEESAQAEKAEQQERMERAYREQELLLKDLAALEEKNSLLQSELVVKGQTLEKLQLQKDLLEQEKDEFAMALEKAERSVAELTGAQNKLNAERADLQAAAAKMSSINEALALDKVQLNKYVWQLEQEKEVLSAKVDEMERAKICEQEKLNFCERENKELCAEKARLEQLLKEAEEQREELWLELRTLGEEKAETEEKFRQVSQEQESLGRALEQLRQESSGQEHEMAQVCREKELLGREKAALEGRLAATERHQHDLSKQLAETRSAKESLESRLFAAQQQISQLEVTREHLEAQVLIVTQTKEVIEGEVMCLQRELEAERALRRQEREDTAQQLLQAEQQHHESLRLQGTAQQLEIKKLLQDLSSERERHHAEMQETLEQWEKEKAEREQEHKKVLFEMRQKVATLLAQQEEERTRFEDAKREVLLEEQKEKSALSEALLQTQGELSQAHQQVQQLRQELKEQQEKGQTIEANLQAELQAARSEVQTAQRRHEEELQGLKEEMNLLLEHREALEKQVGELTSQLAASRESQEMTVQRAQQDVREAQEESRQKQLEVEHTQKMLEEAKQQNKELQVHLQNLERERNRWEEVAQQNSELQASVNALESEKARLTLSLEEKHLSLRTLEENNLAQINQVSQLRSALTQAEELHSEHRREMQELNTQIQALQDTVLQMEASQATREQQLLQELEESRAGECSLRDSVNVLEAEVSELRVRLQSSENRAEALAIQCQQASGAHQETQSQLDKLLLVLQHMIRDNRDLVTWSSEEGHVMGLTASQAGDVPAELTVDRVAAALQDLQQHLEHSQKDLKDARNKIHALELELGTGQDQMDILKASNQELQIQLDEYQTAMLRTEHQKTSLENALKEETIALQEEAVTLRQEVASLKRKLENLEKERKDVLHELDRLQADKEKLEYEIKLLEESVTASETRANTAIEKNHALEQELQTALSMLKIKNEEVQNQGKKMEILQKEAAETSTLQEHLTRVTAILSEREGEMKLYQEQMRLLEKQKEMHKTALNQVIKDITGKEQKTESQQEQIQELEKQQEKQRIVLSKMSQELEEKDQEIRSQQELIRELEKQLELQNSAVSRVSKELEERHLEIKFQEEKIMILEQHGAVQVRNLLVDLDDMKGNLKEKRLELLSLTQQIQELEKEREDVKCLNASLEHLRTVLKDRESECDTQREELRLLQQHKEQQDRHLQELLGKVEIMTLSLSKKDQELESQQKQTQEVEEVMEMRLKTVRDQLEQTLATLKEKERLMDIQKQQTRSYEEKKEEQINVLHRDLEYSKTILKEKDLMIESQKELIETFQKQKQDSEQQKQILQCLQVELKEKEQEILSLRKQCEACKEKEEKHEAEQRNFQATTLTLKEKEDKICVLEDAITKLQQQKEETAVQTKAILQKLEYAASSLEARNQEIVSLQVHVQDLREQKEMAGKQAKSLEQDLDKARQMLKKINLEFLKQTEQINTFQLREESMKVALTSCQKQVTLFEEVVKKKDEDNDALRHNLQHVEEELKTLQNLQPRLTEKNEEVRHDGEQELLKEAFPEREGEIMAQSEQKQLEVEIRALREDLQHVQQTLTKKDKEIKDQTHRIRYLKKTLIEREQELRRQSELLKELTLALQWKDEGETQKKQIQKLQKWEEEVEKRKILQVRDHLLQRQKEIAQQLEAEREANDKELAYVAAALEQRENREHEWRENAQVMSAALSKNEMANGNLKKEITILQRMISERDTDLFHQQAVAEGEQLSWLSEKRLMLQSLECLQRAVAKLEDDKVELKQQNTELRRTLEQVEHERRKLKRCFRGRLFPGASGVSLSESDQCKLPASGQEESHAHCSQRLVELQNQVSLLQAQLAQDRQHWQNYAESCAKTSQELSDLHEELSCSFAAVLKEPKAAVLEKEAQKLDRSLNLNSALTSLGHQSLERQPEYPRARPARNNGDLR from the exons aTGGCGGGCAGCGCCGGCTGCGCGGAGCTCAGCCCGGGCTCgctgcggcggcggctgcggagCGCGGAGGAGGCGCAGCAGCGCCAGGCGGGGCTGGTGCGACAGCTGCAGAACGAG GTACTGCAGTACCAGACCTGGTGTCGAGAGTTGGAGCAGCAAGTGAAAGCTGGAGGG GGATCCCTTCCAGGCAGGTGGGAAGCCACAGCAGACCACAGCCTGGAGAAAGCACTGCTTCAGGTGGAAGAGGAGCAGCAAAG GTGTGAGAATCTGGCAGAAGTAAACACTCTCCTGCGGGAGCACCTCGATAAAGCCAGTGAGGTTAATTCCGCCCTCAAAGAAGATGTTGGAAAACTGACGGTGGATTGGATGAGGGCCcgggaggagctggaggtgaagGAGAGTGAATGGCGCAGTGAACGTGAG CTTTATGACAACTACTTCAGAGGGGAACATAACCGTCTGCTCAGCTTGTGGCGGCAGGTGGTGACCTTCCGCCGCCACTTCCTGGAAATGAAGACTGCCACGGACCG AGACTTGTCAGAGCTGAAGGCAGAACAAATGAGGCTTTCTGGATCTATTCTTGTGAACTGCTCTCGCCTGAACTCCTGTGTGCAGCTCAGGGAGTCCATCCCTCTGGGTAAACCTGTCCTGAAGGATCAGGCAGAGCAGGAAGTGATAGCCTTACCAGTCGGGTGTGACATGGAGAAGAAAGAGCTTCAGGACAG ggcagccctgcacagccctgtgtCTGTCTCCAGTCAAACTCTTGCCTTCAACggaaaggatggaaaaaagTATCTGCCTGACAGAAATTCTTCCAA GGTGATGGAGCTCTCAGCCTTGCTTGTACAGTCTCAGAAGCAGAacgaggagaaggagaagacCATGAAAACACTTAACGACACAGTGGAGATTCTA GAATCAAGTTGGATAGAGAAAGAATTTGCAGCTTCGTTGACTAACAGTGCCAAAGAAGAGaatcttttccttcaaaagctCATTAAAAATATCACTGAG ATGGTGTTAGACAACAGTGACAGCATGGTCAGCATTATATGCACTGGCAATTCCCAGCATGCAGACTCTGGGGACATCTTCTCAGCTCCGAGATCTGTTGATACAGGGCATGCCTTTGGATTGGTTCTGGAAGCACTGGCAAGGATGCGAGGGGCAACACGG GCCCTGAGAGAAGAGCTTTCTGCTAGGCAGGACTCAAAcaaattcctgctgcagcagcagagacatCAGGAAGAGAAGTGCAGGGAGGTGCAGCAAAGGCTTGAGCAACTGGAGGATAAATGCAAGAAGTCCAGCAGCCACCAACAGCACCTTCAGTCTTTAGTAGAAACACTCAGAAG TGACTATACAAACCTCGAGAAAACTAGGGAAGAGCTACAGGAACAGCTTGGATTAAGGGAGCGAGAAGCCTTATGTCTGCGTCAGAGTAACGCTGAGCTGCAGATGAAGGAAGAGTCAGCCCAGGCagaaaaggcagagcagcaggagaggatggagagAGCATACCGTGAGCAGGAGCTCCT ACTGAAAGACTTGGCtgcacttgaagaaaaaaactcaTTACTGCAGAGCGAGTTGGTAGTCAAGGGACAGACATTGGAGAAATTGCAGCTTCAGAAGGATCTGCTGGAGCAAGAGAAGGATGAATTTGCAATGGCTCTGGAGAAG GCAGAACGGTCAGTGGCAGAGCTGACAGGGGCTCAGAACAAGCTGAATGCTGAAAGAGCTGATCtacaggctgcagcagccaagaTGAGCAGCATCAATGAAGCTCTTGCATTGGACAAAGTGCAGCTCAACAAATACGTGTGGCAG CTGGAGCAAGAGAAGGAAGTTTTGTCTGCTAAAGTGGATGAGATGGAGAGAGCAAAGATCTGTGAGCAGGAGAAGCTGAACTtctgtgaaagagaaaacaaagagcttTGTGCAGAGAAAGCCCGGCTagagcagctgctgaaggaagcagaggagcaacgggaggagctgtggctggagcTTAGGAcgctgggagaggagaaagcagaaaCCGAGGAGAAATTCCGTCAG GTTTCCCAGGAGCAAGAGTCATTGGGcagggctctggagcagctgcgCCAGGAATCCTCTGGCCAAGAGCATGAAATGGCTCAGGTGTGCAgagagaaggagctgctgggccgTGAGAAGGCTGCCCTTGAGGGCCGACTGGCAGCCACAGAGCGCCACCAACATGACCTTTCCAagcagctggcagagaccaG GTCAGCAAAGGAGAGCCTGGAATCCAGGCTGtttgctgctcagcagcagataTCCCAGCTGGAGGTGACCAGGGAACATCTGGAGGCTCAAGTGCTCATAGTCACACAGACCAAGGAGGTGATAGAAG GAGAAGTGATGTGCTTGCAACGTGAGCtggaagcagagagagctctCAGGAGGCAGGAAAGGGAGGACACAGCTcaacagctcctgcaggcagagcagcagcatcacgAAAGCCTCAGGCTTCAGGGAACTGCtcagcagctggaaataaagAAGCTCCTGCAAGACCTG TCAAGTGAGCGTGAAAGGCACCATGCAGAGATGCAGGAGACGCTAGAGCaatgggaaaaagagaaggcagagagagagcaggagcacAAGAAGGTGCTGTTTGAGATGAGGCAGAAAGTTGCCACCCTGCTGGCCCAACAAGAAGAGGAACGAACTAGATTTGAAGATGCCAAGCGAGAG gtgctgctggaagagCAGAAGGAGAAGAGTGCTTTATCAGAGGCACTGCTCCAAACTCAGGGAGAGCTCAGCCAAGCACACCAGCAggtccagcagctcaggcaggagctgaaagAGCAGCAAGAGAAGGGGCAG accATTGAGGCAAATCtgcaagctgagctgcaggcagctcgcAGTGAAGTCCAGACAGCGCAGAGGAGGCACGAGGAAGAGCTACAAGGCCTCAAAGAGGAAATGAATCTCCTCCTTGAGCACAGGGAGGCTTTAGAAAAGCAG GTGGGAGAGTTGACATCTCAGCTGGCAGCCTCCCGAGAGTCCCAGGAAATGACTGTCCAGAGAGCCCAGCAAGATGTGAGGGAGGCCCAGGAAGAGTCCAGGCAGAAGCAGTTGGAGGTTGAGCACACCCAGAAGATGCTGGAGGAggcaaaacaacagaacaaggAGCTGCAAGTGCATCTGCAGAACTTGGAGAGGGAAAGGAATCGATGGGAAGAAGTGGCacagcaaaattcagaattGCAGGCTTCTGTGAATGCCCTAGAGAGTGAAAAAGCCAG GCTGACTCTGTCTCTGGAAGAAAAGCATCTGAGCCTCAGAACCCTGGAAGAAAACAACCTGGCCCAGATCAATCAAGTGTCTCAGCTTCGTTCTGCCCTTACCCAGGCCGAGGAGCTCCACTCAGAGCATAGAAGAGAAATGCAGGAGCTCAACACCCAG ATCCAGGCCCTGCAGGACACAGTGCTGCAGATGGAGGCTTCCCAGGCAACTcgagagcagcagctgctgcaggaactggAGGAGTCTCGAGCAGGAGAATGTTCTTTGAGGGACTCTGTGAACGTGCTGGAGGCTGAGGTGTCTGAGCTGCGTGTGAGGCTCCAGAGCTCCGAGAACCGAGCAGAGGCCTTGGCCATACAGTGTCAACAGGCCAGTGGTGCCCATCAGGAAACTCAATCCCAGCTGGACAAACTGCTGTTGGTTCTCCAGCATATGATCAGGGACAACAGAGACTTGGTCACTTGGAGCTCAG AAGAGGGTCATGTCATGGGTCTAACTGCTTCTCAGGCTGGAGATGTCCCTGCAGAGCTTACAGTGGACAgagtggcagcagctctgcaagacctgcagcagcacctggaacattcccagaaaGATCTG AAGGATGCAAGGAACAAGATACACGCCTTGGAActggagctgggcacagggcaggatCAGATGGACATTCTCAAAGCCAGCAATCAGGAGCTGCAGATACAGTTGGATGAATATCAGACAG caaTGTTGAGGACAGAGCACCAGAAGACCTCTCTAGAAAATGCCTTGAAGGAAGAGACCATTGCCTTGCAGGAAGAGGCTGTGACTCTTCGTCAGGAGGTGGCATCTCTGAAGAGGAAATTGGAgaacctggagaaggaaaggaaggatgtgcTG CATGAATTGGACAGGCTGCAGGCAGATAAAGAAAAACTAGAGTATGAGATAAAACTTCTGGAGGAATCAGTCACAGCCTCTGAAACCCGAGCAAATACAGCAATAGAGAAGAATCACGCCCTTGAACAAGAACTCCAAACTGCCCTGTCcatgttaaaaattaaaaatgaggaAGTGCAAAAccaggggaagaaaatggagaTTCTTCagaaggaggcagcagagaCCAGCACTTTGCAGGAGCATCTCACTCGTGTGACTGCCATCCTGtcagagagggagggagaaatgAAGTTGTACCAAGAGCAGATGAGACTgttggaaaagcagaaagaaatgcatAAAACTGCTCTTAATCAGGTTATTAAGGACATAACAGGGAAAGAACAGAAGACAGAATCCCAACAGGAACAGATACAGGAGTTGGAGaagcagcaagaaaagcagAGGATCGTTTTAAGCAAAATGAGCCAAGAGCTGGAAGAGAAGGACCAAGAGATCAGATCCCAGCAAGAACTGATaagggagctggagaagcagTTAGAATTGCAGAACTCTGCTGTCAGCAGGGTAAGCAAAGAGCTGGAGGAGAGACACCTGGAGATCAAATTCCAGGAggagaaaataatgattttagAACAGCATGGTGCAGTACAAGTCAGAAATCTGCTTGTGGATCTTGATGATATGAAAGGAAACCTGAAGGAGAAAAGGTTGGAGCTTCTTTCTCTGACTCAACAGATTCAAGAactggaaaaggagagagaagatgTGAAATGTCTAAATGCTAGCCTTGAACACCTCAGGACTGTTCTTAAGGACAGAGAGAGTGAGTGTGACACTCAAAGGGAAGAGTTAAGGCTcttgcagcagcacaaggaacAGCAAGACAGGCATCTACAAGAGCTTCTTGGTAAAGTAGAAATCATGACACTTTCTTTATCTAAGAAAGATCAAGAGCTTGAGTCACAACAAAAGCAAACGCAGGAAGTTGAAGAAGTCATGGAAATGCGGTTAAAGACTGTCCGTGACCAACTGGAGCAGACCTTAGCaaccttaaaagaaaaagaaagacttATGGACATCCAAAAGCAACAAACAAGGAgctatgaggaaaaaaaagaggaacagATCAATGTCTTGCACAGAGACTTAGAATACTCTAAGACAATATTGAAAGAAAAGGATTTAATGATTGAATCTCAGAAGGAACTGATTGAGACCTtccaaaaacaaaagcaagacTCTGAACAGCAGAAGCAAATTCTGCAGTGTCTTCAAGTGGAACTAAaggaaaaagagcaggaaattTTGTCCCTTAGAAAGCAATGTGAGGCAtgcaaggaaaaggaggaaaagcatGAAGCTGAGCAAAGAAATTTCCAGGCAACAACACTgactctgaaagaaaaagaagacaagaTTTGTGTTCTGGAGGATGCCATCACAAAGCTTCaacagcagaaggaagaaaCAGCGGTGCAGACTAAAGCCATACTGCAAAAACTAGAATACGCTGCATCTTCTCTTGAAGCTAGAAATCAAGAGATAGTATCTTTGCAAGTGCATGTCCAGGACCTTCGAGAGCAGAAGGAGATGGCAGGCAAGCAGGCCAAAAGTCTAGAGCAGGATCTAGACAAAGCAAGGCAGATGTTGAAGAAGATCAATTTGGAGTTCCTCAAGCAGACGGAGCAAATTAACACGTTCCAGCTTCGTGAAGAAAGCATGAAAGTAGCACTAACATCATGCCAGAAGCAAGTGACTCTATTTGAGGAAGTGGTGAAGAAGAAAGATGAGGACAATGACGCTCTTAGGCATAATCTCCAGCACGTAGAAGAAGAACTGAAGACTTTGCAGAATCTCCAGCCCAGGCTAACTGAGAAGAATGAAGAGGTTAGACATGATGGAGAGCAAGAGCTCCTGAAAGAAGCCTTCCctgagagagaaggagagatCATGGCTCAAAGTGAGCAAAAGCAGTTAGAAGTGGAAATAAGAGCTCTTCGGGAAGATCTCCAGCATGTTCAGCAGACTCTGACAAAGAAGGATAAAGAGATCAAGGACCAGACACACAGAATCAGGTATTTAAAGAAGACTCTGATAGAAAGAGAACAAGAGCTTAGGAGGCAGAGTGAGCTCCTGAAAGAATTAACATTGGCTTTGCAATGGAAAGATGAAGGGGAAAcccaaaagaaacaaatccaaaaactccaaaaatgGGAGGAAGAAGTAGAGAAGAGGAAAATTCTCCAGGTGAGAGACCATCTCTTGCAAAGGCAGAAGGAAATTGCCCAACAGTTGGAAGCTGAGAGGGAAGCCAATGACAAAGAGTTGGCATATGTGGCTGCTGCTttggagcagagagaaaacagagaacatgaATGGAGAGAGAACGCTCAAGTCATGAGTGCTGCACTGAGCAAGAATGAAATGGCCAATGGGAatctgaagaaagaaataaccATCCTGCAGAGAATGATTTCAGAGAGAGACACAGACCTATTTCATCAACAG GCTGTTGCTGAAGGGGAGCAGCTGTCATGGCTGTCAGAGAAGAGACTCATGTTGCAGAGCCTGGAATGTCTGCAGCGAGCAGTTGCAAAGCTGGAAGATGATAAGGTGGAGCTCAAGCAACAAAACACTGAACTCAGGAGGACTCTTGAGCAG GTGGAACACGAACGAAGGAAACTGAAGAGATGTTTTAGGGGTCGGTTAttcccaggtgcctctggagTTTCTCTCTCTGAGTCTGACCAGTGCAAGTTGCCCGCTTCTGGACAG gAGGAGTCTCATGCTCACTGCAGTCAGCGCTTAGTTGAATTACAGAACCAG gtgtccctgctgcaggcacagctggcccAAGACCGACAGCACTGGCAGAACTACGCTGAGAGCTGTGCAAAGACCAGCCAGGAGCTGTCAGACCTTCATGAGGAGCTGTCCTGTTCCTTCGCTGCTGTGCTCAAAGAGCCCAAAGCTGCTGTTCTGGAAAAAGAGGCTCAGAAGCTGGATCGGTCTCTGAACCTGAACTCAGCACTGACATCCCTGGGCCATCAGTCTCTGGAGAGACAGCCAGAGTATCCAAGAGCCAGACCTGCCAGAAACAATGGTGACCTAAGGTAA